One genomic segment of Pseudobdellovibrionaceae bacterium includes these proteins:
- a CDS encoding iron-sulfur cluster assembly accessory protein, with the protein MIQITETAAQKLKALKAEEKRPAGDFLRVEVKKGGCSGLSYKMAFESDAKAGDKFFELDGEKIAVDPQSFMYLIGMTLDYSGGLNGKGFVFNNPNATKNCGCGASFNV; encoded by the coding sequence ATGATCCAGATCACTGAAACCGCCGCTCAAAAATTAAAAGCCCTCAAAGCCGAAGAGAAACGTCCCGCGGGGGACTTCCTGCGTGTGGAGGTCAAGAAGGGCGGCTGCTCGGGCCTGAGCTACAAAATGGCATTCGAGTCCGATGCGAAAGCCGGCGACAAGTTCTTCGAACTGGACGGAGAAAAAATCGCGGTCGATCCCCAGAGCTTCATGTACCTGATCGGCATGACCCTCGATTATTCGGGCGGTCTGAACGGTAAGGGCTTCGTGTTCAACAATCCGAACGCGACCAAGAACTGCGGCTGCGGCGCGAGCTTCAACGTTTAA
- a CDS encoding 2Fe-2S iron-sulfur cluster binding domain-containing protein, whose protein sequence is MKIRLHPVGLEIEGDSNRSLLQLCHDNKVELKSLCKGVPSCAECRIKILAGDANVIPPNKAELSLIGTSYYIDGRRLACQIRCFGDISVDITDHLKEDDNTTKKLRGYRAPPGQSRESKAVQGTMVLQEPSLPAEPAGGGRRGRGGGAGNENRAAANDRGRQVKHPGDELVAGSEHPEPLDSADLDGSGDEGVIDALHAGGDIYAGDEADTSEAITQRLGRQIEADDEDDEDYDDEGEDGGDAEAPARQGGQNRGGSSANRGGARGGGGGGQHRGGGPQQARGPGGGGPGASGEGGGQKRRRRRGGRGRRGGSGGSGGGGGGNRGPGGGAPKS, encoded by the coding sequence ATGAAAATCCGTCTGCACCCCGTAGGCCTTGAAATCGAAGGCGACTCCAACCGCTCTTTGCTGCAGCTCTGTCACGACAACAAAGTCGAGCTGAAGAGCCTGTGCAAAGGGGTTCCCAGCTGCGCCGAATGCCGGATCAAAATCCTGGCGGGCGACGCGAACGTGATTCCGCCGAATAAAGCGGAACTCTCGCTGATCGGGACGAGCTACTACATCGACGGGCGGCGTTTGGCCTGCCAGATCCGCTGCTTCGGCGATATCTCGGTCGATATCACTGATCACCTGAAAGAAGACGACAATACGACCAAAAAACTGCGTGGTTACCGCGCGCCCCCCGGGCAGTCGCGCGAATCCAAAGCGGTACAGGGCACGATGGTGCTGCAAGAGCCATCGCTACCGGCAGAACCTGCGGGCGGCGGACGTCGCGGTCGCGGCGGCGGTGCGGGCAATGAAAATCGGGCCGCGGCGAACGATCGGGGACGTCAGGTGAAACACCCCGGCGACGAACTCGTCGCGGGAAGTGAGCATCCTGAACCTCTCGACTCTGCGGATCTGGACGGCAGCGGGGACGAGGGCGTGATCGACGCGCTCCATGCGGGCGGCGACATCTACGCCGGCGACGAAGCCGATACCAGTGAAGCGATCACCCAACGTCTCGGCCGTCAAATCGAAGCCGATGACGAGGACGATGAGGACTATGACGACGAGGGCGAGGACGGCGGCGACGCCGAGGCGCCCGCCCGTCAAGGCGGTCAGAACCGCGGCGGCTCTTCCGCAAATCGGGGGGGGGCTCGTGGCGGCGGCGGCGGTGGACAACATCGCGGCGGCGGCCCGCAGCAGGCGCGGGGTCCAGGTGGTGGCGGCCCAGGAGCTTCCGGTGAGGGCGGCGGACAGAAACGCCGGCGTCGTCGGGGTGGTCGTGGTCGTCGCGGAGGAAGCGGCGGCAGTGGTGGTGGCGGCGGTGGCAACCGCGGTCCCGGTGGCGGCGCTCCGAAATCCTAA
- a CDS encoding alpha/beta hydrolase, which produces MGGESKINYRSYGEGETVVLLHGFAGSVSHWEPLRPQLAKYYRVVVPNLTHLTLGREAFSFSAQIDELARFLRSPEFDKPVHLVGLSYGGALCWGLAIRYPELIARVVLINPMPPHPVSSFQWRALQIFLSLPVRKAVLGFMLRTGWGRNFLRRAAEIFRNVDQAPALDRVESLEGRKLLLIAHLIHRFAWIIKSERWHIWANKLEYWTPETLFICDDEDPLIRFDAYEELSRKMGCENFFVTQGAGHISPLNSPHLIGWEVMKFFLDKAPVRAPSKDVG; this is translated from the coding sequence TTGGGCGGCGAATCCAAAATCAATTACCGCAGTTACGGCGAGGGCGAAACGGTCGTCCTGCTGCACGGTTTCGCCGGTTCGGTCTCCCATTGGGAGCCGCTCCGCCCGCAACTCGCGAAATACTACCGCGTGGTCGTGCCGAATCTCACGCATCTGACCCTCGGGCGCGAGGCCTTCAGCTTCTCGGCGCAGATCGATGAGCTTGCGCGTTTCCTGCGTTCACCGGAGTTCGATAAACCCGTCCATCTGGTGGGCTTAAGTTACGGCGGCGCTTTGTGCTGGGGATTGGCGATCCGTTATCCCGAGCTCATCGCGCGCGTCGTTCTCATCAATCCGATGCCGCCCCATCCGGTTTCAAGTTTTCAGTGGCGCGCGCTCCAGATCTTTTTGTCGCTGCCGGTTCGCAAAGCCGTTCTGGGTTTCATGCTCCGCACGGGCTGGGGACGCAATTTCTTGCGTCGCGCGGCCGAGATCTTCCGCAACGTCGATCAGGCGCCCGCTTTGGATCGCGTGGAGTCGCTCGAGGGGCGCAAGCTTCTACTCATCGCGCATCTGATTCACCGGTTCGCGTGGATCATCAAAAGCGAACGTTGGCACATCTGGGCGAACAAGCTCGAGTACTGGACGCCCGAAACGCTTTTCATCTGTGACGACGAGGATCCGCTCATCCGTTTTGACGCTTACGAGGAGCTTTCACGCAAAATGGGCTGCGAGAATTTCTTCGTGACTCAGGGGGCGGGCCACATCTCGCCGCTGAATTCTCCGCACCTGATCGGGTGGGAAGTGATGAAGTTCTTCTTGGACAAGGCGCCGGTTCGCGCGCCCTCGAAAGACGTCGGCTAA
- a CDS encoding NAD(P)H-dependent oxidoreductase, whose amino-acid sequence MAKKILLIQGHPDNESFCHALHAAYRDGARSAGAEVEEIFVAKLQFNPNLAHGYRERTELEPDLLEAQRKIKNADHIVVIHPVWWGAAPALLKGFFDRVLLPGFAFKKRPGSLFWDKYLTGKTGRLIATMDQPRWYYWLVYWAPSHRAIKNLTLEFCGIRPVGVTSIGPIRNSETAFREKWISKVKALGANLR is encoded by the coding sequence ATGGCCAAAAAGATCCTCTTGATTCAGGGACATCCCGATAACGAAAGCTTTTGCCACGCGCTGCACGCCGCTTACCGCGACGGCGCGCGCTCGGCGGGCGCCGAGGTCGAAGAGATCTTCGTCGCGAAACTTCAGTTCAATCCCAATCTCGCTCACGGCTACCGCGAACGCACCGAGCTTGAGCCCGACCTGCTCGAGGCCCAACGCAAAATCAAAAACGCCGATCACATCGTCGTCATCCATCCCGTGTGGTGGGGCGCGGCCCCGGCGCTCTTGAAAGGTTTCTTCGACCGCGTGCTGCTGCCGGGTTTCGCGTTCAAGAAACGCCCCGGCTCGCTGTTCTGGGATAAATACCTGACCGGAAAAACCGGGCGCCTGATCGCCACCATGGATCAGCCGCGCTGGTACTACTGGCTCGTGTACTGGGCGCCCAGTCACCGCGCGATCAAGAATCTGACGCTCGAGTTTTGCGGCATCCGCCCGGTCGGCGTCACGTCCATCGGACCGATTCGTAACTCCGAAACGGCCTTTCGCGAAAAGTGGATTTCGAAAGTGAAAGCGCTCGGCGCGAATTTACGTTAG
- the rny gene encoding ribonuclease Y produces MEFVLAAVVGLLIGGAAVFLIKRAQDETQKKSAKAEADRIINRAKSEAQKIDRDSKAKAKDFEARARKNVETDIQKQKSQMKQKEGQLERRLKELDDQHKAKLDDVERFEKSLQDKTAKIEITEKRIEELEVKIEAEYQELREKLSRVSTMTPEEAKREIVQALEGEAKAAAAKRLSEIEAEAEKDADRKAKRIIAVAVSRFASEYTSERTVSVMALPSEEMKGKIIGREGRNIRTLEAMCGVDLIVDDTPEAVVISGFDPVRRELARRTLTKLLEDGRVHPARIEEVVEKVKVELQKDLREEGDKIVVELGLGQMHNEITRAIGSLKFRHSFTQNLLSHSLEVAHLSGLMAAELGVNVKLAKRAGLLHDIGMAIDHTVDGSSAMVGADFCKKYGEPDAVCHAIRAHRGDEPANSALAHIVAAAYQMSVGRPGARRPGMDNFIHRLQELESIGNSFDGVLRTFAVQAGREVRVLVEASKVTDDLAQMLSRDIVRKIEREMPHLGQVKVAVYRETRSVEMAR; encoded by the coding sequence ATGGAGTTTGTTTTAGCAGCGGTCGTCGGACTGCTGATTGGTGGGGCCGCCGTTTTCTTGATCAAGCGTGCGCAAGACGAAACGCAAAAGAAGTCGGCCAAAGCGGAAGCGGACCGCATCATCAACCGCGCCAAGTCCGAAGCGCAGAAAATCGACCGCGATTCGAAAGCCAAAGCGAAAGACTTCGAAGCCCGCGCGCGCAAGAACGTCGAAACCGACATCCAAAAGCAAAAAAGCCAGATGAAGCAGAAGGAAGGCCAGCTCGAACGTCGCCTGAAAGAGCTCGACGATCAGCACAAGGCCAAACTCGACGACGTCGAGCGCTTCGAGAAATCCCTGCAAGACAAGACCGCCAAGATCGAGATCACCGAAAAGCGGATTGAAGAACTCGAAGTCAAAATCGAAGCCGAATACCAAGAACTTCGCGAAAAACTCTCGCGCGTCTCCACCATGACTCCCGAAGAAGCTAAACGTGAAATCGTCCAGGCGCTGGAGGGCGAAGCGAAAGCCGCTGCCGCAAAACGTCTGAGTGAAATCGAAGCCGAAGCCGAAAAAGACGCCGACCGTAAAGCCAAACGTATCATCGCGGTCGCGGTGTCGCGTTTCGCCAGCGAGTACACGTCCGAGCGCACGGTCAGCGTGATGGCACTCCCCTCGGAAGAGATGAAGGGGAAGATCATCGGTCGCGAAGGCCGTAACATCCGGACGCTCGAAGCCATGTGCGGGGTCGATCTGATCGTCGACGATACGCCCGAAGCGGTCGTCATCTCGGGTTTTGATCCCGTTCGCCGCGAGCTCGCCCGTCGCACTTTGACCAAACTTCTGGAAGACGGCCGCGTCCACCCGGCGCGCATCGAAGAGGTCGTCGAAAAAGTGAAAGTCGAGCTGCAAAAGGACCTGCGCGAAGAGGGCGACAAGATCGTCGTCGAATTGGGTCTGGGCCAAATGCACAACGAAATCACGCGCGCGATCGGAAGTTTGAAGTTCCGTCACAGCTTCACGCAGAACCTGCTCTCGCATTCCCTCGAAGTGGCCCACCTGTCGGGCCTGATGGCGGCCGAGCTCGGCGTGAACGTGAAGCTCGCGAAACGCGCGGGCCTTCTGCACGACATCGGTATGGCGATCGACCATACGGTGGACGGCTCGTCGGCGATGGTCGGCGCGGACTTCTGCAAAAAGTACGGTGAGCCCGATGCGGTTTGCCACGCGATCCGCGCGCACCGCGGGGACGAACCGGCGAACTCGGCGCTCGCGCACATCGTGGCGGCCGCTTACCAGATGTCGGTGGGCCGTCCCGGCGCCCGTCGTCCCGGCATGGACAACTTCATCCACCGTCTGCAAGAACTCGAATCCATCGGAAACTCCTTCGACGGCGTGCTGCGCACCTTCGCGGTGCAGGCGGGTCGCGAAGTCCGCGTGCTGGTCGAGGCTTCGAAGGTCACCGACGATCTGGCGCAAATGCTTTCGCGCGATATCGTGCGTAAGATCGAGCGCGAGATGCCCCACCTCGGTCAAGTGAAGGTCGCGGTTTACCGCGAAACCCGTTCGGTCGAAATGGCCCGCTAA
- a CDS encoding L,D-transpeptidase has protein sequence MSLKWYSPIAWATLTILATLFMQSNANAALSKYILVQNVATERSRVYERCQSSPCRHKLIFESEMVVGRQEGDWNNPSRFITWLGRYKLTKWVKFYEDNERHYPSWYHPQYPQLPRPSSRDQLSATMWMSRDALPNGQGNGRGAFGWYAAMVGPNANSQWIHGTYGWGIEGDRYIEYTRSFWVNLFANPRSAGCTRFENRAVAYLRHILGEGTDVVRIYARETYLDETLAAYRGRPQAKNFPWILTTEGVKQTNAATIEANAVRARGVKASQVLESGNYTVDMVPTAVGLSGGNRSSGSSGNTYGIPQNLFNGYFLVDAGLTYEYRHPRGLAVGGFADRGLPADMEYKK, from the coding sequence ATGTCTCTGAAATGGTATTCGCCCATCGCTTGGGCAACGCTGACGATTCTAGCGACTCTATTTATGCAGAGCAATGCAAATGCGGCTCTGTCGAAGTACATCCTCGTGCAAAACGTCGCGACCGAACGCTCGCGGGTCTACGAACGCTGCCAGAGCTCACCTTGCCGCCACAAGCTCATTTTTGAATCCGAGATGGTCGTCGGCCGTCAAGAGGGCGACTGGAACAATCCCAGCCGCTTCATCACTTGGCTTGGCCGCTACAAGCTCACCAAATGGGTGAAGTTCTACGAGGACAACGAACGTCACTATCCGTCGTGGTACCACCCTCAGTATCCGCAACTTCCCCGTCCGTCCTCGCGCGATCAGCTGTCCGCCACCATGTGGATGAGCCGCGACGCGCTTCCGAACGGACAAGGGAACGGCCGCGGCGCTTTCGGTTGGTATGCCGCGATGGTCGGCCCCAACGCGAACTCGCAGTGGATCCACGGAACCTACGGCTGGGGGATCGAGGGCGATCGCTACATCGAATACACCCGCAGCTTCTGGGTGAACCTGTTCGCCAATCCCCGCTCGGCGGGTTGCACGCGCTTTGAAAACCGCGCGGTCGCTTACCTGCGCCACATTTTGGGCGAAGGCACCGACGTCGTGCGGATCTACGCTCGCGAAACCTATCTGGACGAGACGCTCGCCGCTTACCGCGGCCGTCCCCAGGCGAAGAACTTCCCCTGGATCCTGACGACCGAAGGCGTGAAGCAAACCAACGCCGCGACCATCGAAGCGAACGCGGTTCGCGCCCGTGGCGTGAAAGCCTCGCAGGTGCTGGAGTCCGGCAACTACACCGTGGATATGGTGCCCACGGCGGTCGGTCTTTCCGGCGGCAATCGCTCCTCGGGAAGTTCGGGGAACACCTACGGCATTCCGCAGAACCTCTTTAACGGTTACTTCCTGGTGGACGCGGGGCTGACGTATGAGTATCGCCATCCGCGCGGACTCGCGGTGGGCGGCTTCGCCGATCGCGGACTTCCCGCCGATATGGAGTACAAAAAATGA
- a CDS encoding tyrosine--tRNA ligase, with protein MSQADVKISQEAIDQVTRLKAGTVDFISEPDLLRKVDRSLKSGKPLQLKLGADPTRPDLHLGHTVVLNKIRQFQEYGHQVKFLIGDFTGMIGDPTGKNETRPPLTAEEVAQNGKSYAEQIFKVLDPARTEIVYNSHWLGRMSSVDFIKLTAQYTVARMLERDDFTKRYKSNTPISMHELLYPLCQGYDSVHLKSDIEFGGTDQKFNLLVGRELQKAYGQTEQQVVITVPILEGLDGVNKMSKSLDNYISVVDTPKDIFGKTMRVSDTLMFRWYELLTTMTPAEIEKMKAEMASGAKHPRDIKVALAKFLVARFHSESAAQAAEDEFNRIFKEKGLPDQIEEMRVAAGPAMGICQLLTQLGMTASNGEAKRAVEGRAVEIDQVKVEDPKKMIDLVAGTSFILRSGKKKYAKVVVE; from the coding sequence ATGAGCCAAGCCGACGTCAAAATCTCTCAGGAGGCCATCGACCAAGTCACCCGCTTGAAGGCGGGGACGGTGGACTTCATTTCCGAGCCGGACCTTCTGCGCAAGGTCGACCGCTCGCTGAAATCCGGCAAGCCCTTGCAGCTGAAACTCGGCGCGGATCCCACGCGCCCCGATCTGCACTTGGGACATACGGTGGTCTTGAACAAGATCCGCCAGTTCCAAGAGTACGGTCACCAGGTGAAGTTCCTGATCGGGGACTTCACCGGCATGATCGGCGATCCTACGGGGAAAAACGAAACCCGTCCGCCGCTCACGGCGGAAGAGGTCGCGCAAAACGGAAAATCCTACGCCGAGCAGATTTTCAAGGTGCTCGATCCCGCGCGCACCGAAATCGTTTACAACTCGCACTGGCTAGGCCGGATGAGCTCCGTCGACTTCATCAAGCTGACCGCGCAGTACACGGTGGCGCGGATGCTCGAACGCGACGATTTCACGAAACGCTACAAGTCCAATACGCCCATCTCGATGCACGAACTCTTGTACCCGCTTTGTCAGGGCTACGATTCCGTGCACTTGAAATCCGACATCGAGTTCGGCGGCACCGATCAGAAATTCAATCTGCTGGTCGGCCGCGAGCTGCAAAAGGCCTACGGCCAAACCGAGCAGCAGGTCGTGATCACGGTGCCGATCCTCGAAGGGCTCGACGGCGTGAACAAGATGTCGAAGTCTTTGGACAACTACATCTCGGTCGTCGATACGCCGAAGGACATCTTCGGGAAAACCATGCGCGTGTCCGACACGCTCATGTTCCGTTGGTACGAACTTCTGACCACGATGACCCCCGCCGAGATCGAGAAGATGAAAGCCGAAATGGCGTCGGGCGCGAAACACCCCCGCGACATCAAGGTGGCGCTCGCGAAATTTTTGGTCGCGCGCTTCCACTCGGAGTCGGCCGCGCAAGCGGCGGAAGATGAATTCAATCGCATCTTCAAAGAAAAAGGTCTTCCCGATCAAATCGAAGAGATGCGCGTGGCGGCCGGTCCCGCGATGGGCATCTGCCAGCTTTTGACCCAGCTGGGAATGACGGCCTCGAACGGCGAGGCGAAACGCGCCGTTGAAGGTCGCGCGGTCGAAATCGACCAAGTGAAAGTCGAAGATCCGAAAAAGATGATCGATCTGGTGGCGGGGACTTCGTTCATCCTGCGCTCCGGGAAAAAGAAATACGCGAAGGTGGTGGTCGAATGA
- a CDS encoding 5-formyltetrahydrofolate cyclo-ligase, whose product MSDKSALRRRIQSSYPVSGPSWPEDWERPLMDWLSQNASGTWGAFIPLKDEPPLLSKLPHLKHLQWVFPRIQGASLEFCEVKGDADLVRGPLCPEPAAHCPVIENGKLQGLLIPALAFDHSGQRLGRGKGFYDRFLETFTGVRVGVIHSSRILESLPADSWDQRVEWIASEKGVRPVS is encoded by the coding sequence ATGAGCGATAAATCCGCGCTTCGGCGGCGGATTCAAAGCTCATATCCCGTGTCGGGCCCGAGTTGGCCGGAAGATTGGGAACGTCCGCTCATGGATTGGCTGAGCCAAAACGCGAGCGGCACCTGGGGGGCCTTCATTCCGTTAAAGGATGAGCCACCGCTTCTTTCGAAACTTCCGCACCTCAAGCATCTGCAGTGGGTCTTTCCCCGCATCCAAGGCGCAAGCCTTGAGTTCTGCGAAGTGAAAGGCGACGCCGATCTGGTCCGGGGCCCTTTGTGCCCCGAGCCGGCCGCGCACTGCCCGGTGATTGAGAACGGAAAACTCCAGGGTCTACTGATTCCGGCGCTCGCCTTCGATCATTCGGGGCAACGGCTGGGACGGGGGAAAGGGTTTTACGACCGCTTCCTTGAGACCTTTACCGGAGTCCGCGTCGGGGTCATTCACTCCAGCCGGATTCTTGAGAGCTTGCCCGCAGACAGTTGGGATCAGCGGGTGGAATGGATCGCGAGCGAAAAGGGCGTACGGCCGGTTTCGTAA
- the zapA gene encoding cell division protein ZapA — translation MPFRLRSSQDEESVKALVSYVDQKIQLAMKATKSGSLQSAAILAALNIAEELMVLKRRALKEIDQIENRARQLAQDLDQTKTSKGASTTSVNS, via the coding sequence ATGCCCTTCCGCCTGCGTTCGTCGCAAGACGAAGAGAGCGTTAAAGCTCTGGTTTCTTATGTTGATCAAAAAATTCAATTGGCCATGAAGGCGACCAAAAGCGGGTCGCTCCAGAGCGCGGCAATTCTCGCCGCCCTCAATATCGCCGAAGAACTCATGGTCCTTAAACGCCGTGCCTTGAAAGAAATCGATCAAATCGAAAACCGCGCCCGTCAGTTGGCCCAAGATCTCGACCAGACGAAAACATCCAAAGGAGCTTCGACGACGTCGGTGAATTCATGA
- the ftsY gene encoding signal recognition particle-docking protein FtsY: MNELLNNPNSTTFWGLIGLSAALLVLGLLAYIRIKAKGKTSPPPPKALAPAAARPDFTEPRTPELVPVGKPAEPEPVAATPAPPPVEVPVETAKPLSDALSGTKSHFWGRVKGLFGAGAPLDLSDLEEVLYTSDLGPQTVERLLEEITPASKQGLESVKSKLREEFTKIFDEAQIPEPKDNPLAHLKSDVKPVVWMIVGVNGAGKTTSIGKIAAQLASQGKKVLVAAGDTFRAAAGAQLKVWTDRASGASVAGEGLVEIFHPEGITDPSAIAFDAVAKANGREFDVLLIDTAGRLHTQAHLMDELKKVKRVMTKVIPEAPHETLIVLDANNGQNALHQAREFNQALGLTGVILTKMDGTAKGGVAVGLSNELKIPIRLIGVGEKVQDLRAFSSREFIDSILNDA; the protein is encoded by the coding sequence ATGAACGAACTCTTAAATAATCCCAACTCGACGACCTTCTGGGGGCTGATCGGCCTGAGCGCCGCACTCCTTGTTCTGGGGCTCCTCGCCTACATTCGGATCAAAGCCAAAGGCAAAACTTCGCCGCCGCCGCCGAAAGCGCTGGCTCCCGCCGCCGCGCGCCCCGACTTCACCGAGCCTCGCACTCCCGAGCTTGTCCCCGTCGGAAAACCCGCCGAGCCCGAGCCCGTCGCGGCGACGCCCGCACCTCCGCCGGTCGAAGTCCCCGTCGAAACCGCGAAACCGTTGAGTGATGCGCTTTCGGGAACCAAGTCCCACTTCTGGGGCCGGGTGAAAGGCCTTTTCGGCGCGGGCGCACCGCTCGATCTGTCGGATCTGGAAGAGGTGCTGTACACGAGCGACCTCGGACCGCAAACGGTCGAGCGGCTTTTGGAAGAGATCACGCCCGCTTCGAAGCAGGGGCTCGAGAGCGTGAAGTCAAAGCTGCGCGAAGAGTTCACGAAGATCTTCGACGAAGCGCAGATTCCCGAACCCAAAGACAATCCGCTCGCGCATCTGAAGAGTGACGTGAAACCCGTCGTCTGGATGATCGTCGGCGTGAACGGCGCCGGTAAGACCACGAGCATCGGCAAGATCGCGGCGCAGCTCGCCTCGCAGGGCAAAAAAGTCCTCGTCGCCGCGGGCGACACCTTCCGTGCCGCCGCGGGTGCGCAGCTGAAGGTCTGGACCGATCGCGCGAGTGGTGCGTCGGTGGCGGGCGAAGGACTTGTCGAGATCTTCCATCCCGAGGGGATCACCGATCCCTCGGCCATCGCGTTCGACGCCGTGGCGAAGGCGAACGGGCGCGAGTTCGACGTGCTTTTGATCGACACCGCGGGCCGCCTGCATACCCAGGCGCACCTGATGGATGAGCTCAAAAAAGTGAAGCGCGTGATGACGAAGGTCATTCCCGAGGCGCCCCATGAAACGCTCATCGTGCTCGACGCGAACAACGGTCAGAACGCGCTTCATCAAGCGCGCGAGTTCAACCAGGCGTTGGGACTGACGGGCGTGATCTTGACCAAGATGGACGGCACCGCGAAGGGCGGCGTGGCCGTCGGACTTTCGAACGAGCTGAAGATCCCGATCCGTTTGATCGGCGTCGGCGAAAAGGTCCAGGACCTGCGCGCCTTCAGTTCCCGTGAATTCATCGACAGCATCCTCAACGACGCTTAA
- a CDS encoding cysteine desulfurase, with protein sequence MSKALYFDYNATTPTDPRVVEAMLPYFTERFGNSMSLGHEFGWAADRAVEDCRKKIADLMGAAKNEITFTSGATESNNWAIQGVLEAVSSAEPGAKVHILSLPVEHSSVLMALEHARKFYNAEIEFLPLAKDGQLDPQEVEKRIRPETRLVCVMWVQNEIGTIYPIRAIGEICKAKKVYLLSDATQAIGKVPVDLRDVHVDLMSFSAHKLYGPKGVGFLYHRKQNPHVELLPLIHGGGHERGERSGTLNVPGIVGMTKSIELGLEVMTVEMEKLRALRNELCLRLQSIYPDAIVNGPSCESDLRAPHNLNISFPKSLVPEHIPLLAFSRGSACYSGKTSTSHVLSALGLSEEAARRTLRLSLGRMTEPGDIEQAINIIQKFIK encoded by the coding sequence ATGTCCAAAGCGCTTTACTTCGATTACAACGCGACCACGCCGACCGACCCCCGCGTCGTCGAGGCCATGCTCCCCTACTTCACCGAACGTTTCGGGAACTCCATGTCCCTGGGCCACGAGTTCGGCTGGGCCGCCGACCGCGCCGTCGAGGACTGCCGCAAAAAGATCGCGGACCTCATGGGCGCCGCCAAAAACGAAATCACCTTCACCTCGGGCGCCACCGAATCGAACAACTGGGCGATCCAGGGCGTGCTCGAAGCCGTCTCTTCAGCTGAGCCCGGAGCAAAAGTCCATATCCTGTCGCTCCCGGTGGAGCACTCCTCGGTGCTGATGGCGCTCGAACACGCCCGCAAATTCTATAACGCCGAAATCGAGTTCCTGCCGCTCGCGAAAGACGGACAGCTCGATCCCCAAGAAGTCGAAAAGCGCATCCGTCCCGAAACGCGGCTCGTCTGCGTGATGTGGGTGCAAAACGAGATCGGTACGATCTACCCGATCCGCGCCATCGGCGAGATCTGCAAAGCCAAAAAAGTCTATCTGCTGTCGGACGCGACCCAGGCGATCGGGAAAGTTCCCGTCGATCTGCGCGACGTGCACGTCGACCTGATGTCGTTCTCGGCGCACAAACTCTACGGCCCCAAGGGCGTGGGTTTTCTGTATCATCGCAAACAGAACCCCCATGTGGAGTTGCTGCCGCTCATTCACGGCGGCGGGCACGAGCGCGGCGAACGCAGCGGTACGCTCAACGTGCCCGGCATCGTCGGGATGACAAAGTCCATCGAGCTGGGCCTGGAAGTCATGACGGTCGAGATGGAAAAACTGCGCGCCCTCAGAAACGAACTCTGCCTGCGCTTGCAGTCGATCTATCCCGACGCCATCGTGAACGGTCCGTCGTGCGAAAGCGATTTGCGCGCGCCCCACAACCTGAACATCAGCTTTCCGAAAAGCCTTGTGCCCGAACATATTCCGCTGCTTGCGTTCTCGCGGGGCTCGGCCTGTTACTCGGGAAAAACTTCTACCAGCCACGTTTTGAGCGCGCTGGGCCTTTCCGAAGAGGCCGCCCGCCGCACACTGCGTCTGAGCCTGGGGCGAATGACCGAGCCCGGAGATATCGAGCAAGCCATCAATATCATTCAGAAATTCATTAAATAG